The following are encoded in a window of Hemiscyllium ocellatum isolate sHemOce1 chromosome 35, sHemOce1.pat.X.cur, whole genome shotgun sequence genomic DNA:
- the LOC132832773 gene encoding zinc finger protein 271-like, translated as MEDKPFKCEVCDRAFAKSSTLVNHRRIHTGERPFKCEMCDKAFAQVSGLVNHRRIHTGEKPFTCEVCNKSFSESSTLRIHLRIHTGEKPFSCEVCDKSFSSSSDLRKHQRTHTGERPFMCEVCDKSFSYSSHLQTHRRIHTGEKLFKCEVCDKSFSDSSSLLLHQRIHTGEKPFTCKICNKSFSQSSTLRIHQRIHTGEKPFTCEVCDKSFSLSSNLNTHKRIHTGEKPFRCEMCDKSFTQSSTLSMHRLIHTGEKAFTCEVCDKSFSSSSRLLLHQRIHTGEKPFTCKVCDKSFSVSSTLRRHQRIHTGEKPFTCGFCDKSFSDLSHLHRHHHIHTGEKLFKCEACEKSFCDSSSLLLHQRTHTGEKPFTCEVCDKSFSVLNSLHKHQRIHTGEKPFTCEVCDRSFSESSNLRRHQRIHTGEKLFICQVCSKSFQRSWNLLLHQRIHTGE; from the coding sequence ATGGAAGATAAACCATTCAAGTGTGAGGTATGCGATCGAGCTTTTGCAAAGTCATCAACCCTTGTGAATCACCGACgcatccacactggggagagaccatttaAGTGTGAAATGTGTGACAAAGCATTTGCTCAGGTGTCGGGCCTGGTGAATCACCGACGTATCCACACTGGGGAAAAACCCTTCACGTGTGAGGTATGCAACAAGTCATTCTCAGAGTCATCGACCCTCCGGATACACCTacgcattcacacaggggagaaaccattctcatgtgaggtgtgtgacaaatcattctcgtCGTCATCGGATCTCCGTAAACACCAACGCACGCACACAGGAGAAAGACCATTCATGTGTGAAgtatgtgacaaatcattctcgtATTCATCACATCTCCAGACACACCGACgcatccacactggggagaaattGTTCAAGTGTGAAGTGTGTGACAAGTCATTCTCTGATTCATCAAGTCTCTTGCTCCATCAGAGGATTCACACAGGCGAGAAACCGTTTACATGCAAGATATGCAACAAATCATTCTCACAGTCATCAACCCTCCGCATACATCAAcgtattcacacaggggagaaacccttTACATGcgaggtgtgtgacaaatcattctcactATCATCGAatctcaacacacacaaacgcattcacactggggagaagccattcaggtGTGAGATGTGTGATAAATCATTCACACAGTCATCAACCCTCAGCATGCATAGActcattcacactggggagaaagcaTTCACATGcgaggtgtgtgacaaatcattctcaagTTCATCAAGACTCCTTCTCCATCAGaggattcacacaggggagaaaccattcacatgtAAGGTTTGTGATAAATCATTCTCCGTGTCATCAACACTTCGCAGACACCAACGCATCcatacaggggagaaaccattcacatgtgGGTTTTGTGACAAGTCGTTCTCAGATTTATCACACCTTCACAGACACCACCATAtccacactggagagaaactGTTTAAATGTGAAGCATGTGAGAAATCATTCTGTGACTCATCAAGTCTCCTGCTCCATCAGAGgactcacactggggagaaaccattcacatgtgaggtgtgtgacaaatcattttcAGTGTTAAATTCCCTCCACAAGCACCAACGCATTcatacaggggagaaaccatttacATGCGAAGTGTGTGACAGATCATTCTCTGAGTCATCAAACCTCCGCAGACACCAACGCATTCACACGGGAGAGAAACTGTTCATATGCCAAGTTTGCAGCAAATCATTCCAGAGGTCCTGGAACCTCCTGCTCCATCAGAGGATCCACACTGGGGAGTAA